The nucleotide window GGAGCGCAAGGAGATAGGTGGCAATGATGAATGCGACAGACATGGGTGGGGATCTTCAGCAGGTCCTCATCACCCAAGAGCAGATCGAGAGGCGACTCGATGAGATGGCCGCCCAGATCGACGCCGATTACGAGGGGCGCGATCTGCTTCTGGTTGGAGTGCTCAAGGGCGCCGTCTACGTCATGGCCGACCTCTCGCGCCGCCTGCGGCGCTCGGTGCCCATGGACTGGATGGCCGTGTCCTCCTACGGCTCGGGCACCAAGTCCTCCGGTGTGGTGCGGATCCTCAAGGATCTGGACGCCGACATCACGGGACGTGACGTACTTATCGTCGAGGACATCATCGACTCGGGGCTGACCCTGTCCTGGCTCATGGGCAACCTCGGCTCCAGGGGCGCCAACTCCGTTGAAACTGCAACCCTCCTGCGCAAGCCCGAGGCCGTGAGGGTCGAGGTGGATGTCAAGTATGTGGGCTTCGACATCCCCACCGAGTTCGTCGTGGGCTACGGCCTGGATTATGCCGAGAATTACCGCAATCTCCCCTTCATTGGGACCTTGAGCCCATCGGTCTACGAGAGCTGAGGGTGGTCCCCGGATCAACTTGCCATGCGTCGGCATC belongs to Actinomyces capricornis and includes:
- the hpt gene encoding hypoxanthine phosphoribosyltransferase, whose amino-acid sequence is MNATDMGGDLQQVLITQEQIERRLDEMAAQIDADYEGRDLLLVGVLKGAVYVMADLSRRLRRSVPMDWMAVSSYGSGTKSSGVVRILKDLDADITGRDVLIVEDIIDSGLTLSWLMGNLGSRGANSVETATLLRKPEAVRVEVDVKYVGFDIPTEFVVGYGLDYAENYRNLPFIGTLSPSVYES